Proteins from a genomic interval of Pseudoalteromonas sp. MEBiC 03607:
- a CDS encoding response regulator, whose product MDTQLSILIVDDVGTVRSFLNQTLMHLGIDNVREASTAAQCLSACKEKEFNIIFLDIELPDGDGKEIISQINDISPEANVVMVSAHSTVENVKEAIEKGAKGFVVKPFTPKKIAAMLKKFYPDLEIA is encoded by the coding sequence ATGGACACGCAGCTTTCAATTCTTATCGTGGACGATGTTGGCACCGTGCGTAGCTTTTTAAACCAAACGCTTATGCACCTAGGTATCGATAATGTTCGAGAGGCATCCACAGCAGCGCAGTGTTTAAGCGCGTGCAAAGAGAAGGAGTTTAATATTATCTTTTTAGATATTGAACTACCTGACGGTGACGGTAAGGAAATCATCTCACAGATAAATGATATTTCACCTGAAGCAAATGTTGTTATGGTGTCTGCACATTCAACAGTGGAAAATGTTAAAGAAGCGATTGAAAAGGGCGCCAAAGGTTTCGTTGTAAAGCCTTTTACCCCAAAGAAGATCGCGGCAATGCTGAAAAAGTTTTACCCCGATTTAGAGATTGCATAG
- the rpsT gene encoding 30S ribosomal protein S20, with protein sequence MANIKSAKKRAITSEKNRQHNASRRSMMRTYFKKVVAAIEAGDKEAAQAAFAVATPILDRYATKGLIHKNKAARHKSRLAAKIKAL encoded by the coding sequence TTGGCTAACATCAAGTCTGCAAAAAAACGCGCTATTACGAGCGAAAAAAATCGTCAACATAACGCAAGCCGTCGTTCAATGATGCGCACTTACTTCAAAAAAGTAGTTGCTGCAATTGAAGCGGGCGACAAAGAAGCTGCACAAGCGGCATTCGCTGTTGCAACACCTATCCTAGACCGTTACGCAACTAAAGGTCTAATCCACAAGAACAAAGCAGCTCGTCATAAGAGCCGTTTAGCAGCTAAAATCAAAGCGCTATAA
- the ispH gene encoding 4-hydroxy-3-methylbut-2-enyl diphosphate reductase: MDILLANPRGFCAGVDRAISIVERALDIFEKPIYVRHEVVHNRYVVDGLKNRGAVFVEELDQVPDDSIVIFSAHGVSQAVRSEAKRRDLKVFDATCPLVTKVHMEVTRASRKGIECVLIGHHGHPEVEGTMGQYNNEAGGIYLVETPEDVAVLSVKNPENLFYCSQTTLSVDDTADVIDALRTKFPAIDGPRKDDICYATQNRQDAVRDLADKVDVLLVVGAKNSSNSNRLRELADKMGTTAYLIDDASNVEADWFNNVNAVGVTAGASAPEVLVQQVITRLKELGGNQVVENPGEEENIVFAVPVELR; the protein is encoded by the coding sequence ATGGATATTTTATTAGCGAATCCACGTGGTTTTTGCGCTGGTGTCGACCGTGCAATTAGTATTGTGGAGCGCGCACTCGATATCTTTGAAAAGCCAATCTATGTGCGTCATGAAGTCGTTCACAATCGATATGTTGTTGATGGCTTAAAAAATCGCGGTGCAGTTTTTGTTGAAGAGCTAGATCAGGTTCCTGACGATAGTATTGTTATCTTCAGTGCGCATGGTGTTTCGCAAGCCGTTCGAAGTGAAGCAAAACGTCGCGACCTTAAAGTGTTCGATGCAACCTGCCCACTGGTAACAAAAGTACATATGGAAGTAACACGAGCCAGCCGTAAAGGTATTGAGTGTGTATTGATTGGTCACCATGGCCATCCTGAGGTTGAAGGTACTATGGGTCAGTACAACAACGAAGCGGGCGGTATTTACTTAGTAGAAACCCCTGAAGATGTTGCCGTTTTATCTGTTAAAAACCCTGAAAACCTTTTTTACTGTAGCCAGACCACGTTATCTGTTGATGATACGGCAGATGTGATTGATGCACTACGTACTAAGTTTCCGGCCATTGATGGCCCGCGCAAAGACGACATTTGTTATGCTACGCAAAACCGTCAAGATGCGGTTCGTGACTTAGCTGATAAAGTGGATGTACTGCTTGTAGTAGGGGCTAAAAATAGTTCTAACTCAAATCGTTTACGTGAGCTTGCTGACAAAATGGGCACCACTGCTTATTTAATTGATGATGCAAGTAATGTTGAAGCGGATTGGTTTAACAATGTAAATGCCGTAGGTGTGACTGCTGGGGCATCTGCGCCAGAAGTTTTAGTTCAACAGGTTATTACTCGTTTAAAAGAATTAGGTGGTAATCAAGTTGTTGAAAATCCTGGTGAAGAAGAGAACATAGTATTTGCCGTTCCTGTTGAGCTACGCTAA
- a CDS encoding glyoxylate/hydroxypyruvate reductase A, with translation MILLVAITGRDCSQLITKLQALLPEVKVQLWSECTDYEAVEFVLAWNAPADLWPKLVNLKAVSSFGAGVDSIDLTKIAAHVPVVRIVDDNLANDMAEYVLTHVLAHKLRLKEYYLKQSAGSWKPKRAYSQQHVGILGYGELGKACAKRLLANGFKVSAWSNSEKHDSEVDTYYTQHGLDDMLGQIDYLVCLLPLSQHTQGIINKSLISKLQSHTVLINVARGKHVVDEDLLEALDNEQLRGATLDVLSEEPLPNTHPYWSHDKVTLTPHCAALSDIESVTLQISDNVKRLIEGKNLMNQIDRTKGY, from the coding sequence ATGATTTTACTTGTGGCTATAACAGGCCGAGATTGCAGCCAATTAATTACTAAGCTGCAAGCTTTATTACCAGAGGTCAAGGTACAGCTTTGGTCAGAGTGTACTGATTACGAAGCGGTTGAATTTGTGCTTGCTTGGAATGCGCCCGCTGATTTATGGCCAAAATTAGTAAATTTAAAAGCCGTTTCTTCTTTTGGGGCGGGTGTTGATAGCATTGATTTAACTAAGATTGCTGCACATGTTCCCGTTGTTAGAATTGTTGATGATAACCTGGCTAATGATATGGCAGAGTATGTGTTGACCCATGTATTGGCACACAAGCTTAGGCTTAAAGAGTATTATTTAAAACAATCAGCCGGCAGTTGGAAGCCAAAGCGAGCGTATTCACAGCAACATGTGGGTATTTTAGGTTATGGTGAACTAGGCAAAGCTTGTGCTAAGCGCTTACTTGCAAATGGCTTTAAAGTGAGCGCTTGGTCTAATAGTGAAAAACATGATTCTGAGGTGGACACGTATTACACACAGCATGGATTAGATGACATGCTTGGTCAAATTGATTATCTCGTTTGCTTACTACCACTTAGTCAGCACACTCAAGGCATTATAAATAAATCACTCATTAGCAAACTGCAAAGCCATACGGTACTAATTAATGTTGCCAGAGGCAAACATGTCGTTGATGAAGATTTACTCGAGGCACTTGATAATGAGCAATTACGTGGCGCTACGCTAGATGTGCTTAGCGAAGAGCCTTTGCCTAACACACACCCTTATTGGTCTCATGACAAAGTGACCTTAACCCCACACTGTGCTGCATTGTCAGATATAGAGTCAGTTACTTTGCAAATTTCAGATAATGTAAAGAGACTAATCGAAGGTAAAAACCTAATGAATCAGATTGATAGAACAAAAGGTTATTGA
- the ileS gene encoding isoleucine--tRNA ligase, whose product MSDYKHTLNLPETAFPMRGNLAQREPKMLKTWYEDDLYGQIRSAKKGKKTFILHDGPPYANGDIHLGHSVNKILKDIIVKSKTLSDFDAPYVPGWDCHGLPIELMVEKKVGKPGVKVSAAEFREKCREYAKKQVEGQKTDFKRLGVFGDWDKPYLTMNFDFEANAIRVLGRIIKNGHLHKGAKPVHWCTDCGSALAEAEVEYQDKQSPAIDVRFEFADQEAVINAFELAEGHEGSGAVSTVIWTTTPWTLPANRAVAVHEKLEYALVQVDDEGAQQRLILGSELVKDAMDRYGFKHYHVLGYVKGAALENLQVAHPFYDFTVPVIVADHVTTDSGTGVVHTAPGHGQEDFAAGLAYGLEVANPVGANGVYLPDTPMFAGQHVFKANASVIDVLTENNALLHHHALTHSYPHCWRHKTPIIFRATPQWFVSMDQANLRQDSLNEIKKTEWLPEWGESRIANMVEGRPDWCISRQRTWGVPIALFVDKDTGALHPNTQELIEEAAKLVEKSGIQAWYDLDPATLLGDDAEQYMKVQDTLDVWFDSGVTHACVVDAREDLTGPADLYLEGSDQHRGWFMSSMMTSVAINGHAPYKQVLTHGFTVDENGRKMSKSLGNVISPQNVMNKLGADILRLWVASTDFTAEMTVSDEIFKRSADRYRRIRNTSRYLLANLNGFDPKTDKVAIEDMVELDRWIVGRAAELQDEILAAYDKYQMLLVTQKLMNFCTGELGSFYLDVIKDRQYTAKSDSHARRSCQTALYHIAEAMTRWMAPILSFTAQEIWEALPGERDNFVFTSVWYDGLQASSQGKFSNDDWLTILNVRDEVNRVLEAARKEEIIGATLQANVSIYAGEELSSKLAALGDELRFVLLTSGVTVETVTAQPEGTQATEIDGLFIKVAATIAEKCERCWHYCDDVGAEPAHPEICGRCVSNVDGDGEQRQFA is encoded by the coding sequence ATGAGCGACTACAAACATACTTTGAATTTACCGGAAACAGCGTTTCCAATGCGCGGCAATTTGGCTCAACGTGAACCAAAGATGCTTAAGACATGGTATGAAGACGATCTTTATGGTCAAATTCGCAGCGCTAAAAAAGGTAAAAAAACCTTCATTTTGCATGACGGCCCTCCGTATGCAAACGGTGATATCCATTTAGGCCACTCGGTAAACAAAATTCTTAAAGATATTATTGTTAAGTCAAAAACCTTGTCTGACTTTGATGCACCTTATGTGCCTGGTTGGGACTGTCACGGTTTACCAATTGAGTTAATGGTTGAGAAGAAGGTAGGCAAGCCAGGTGTGAAAGTGTCTGCTGCTGAGTTCCGTGAAAAGTGTCGCGAATACGCTAAGAAACAAGTTGAAGGTCAAAAAACAGACTTCAAACGTCTTGGTGTGTTTGGTGATTGGGACAAGCCTTACCTAACAATGAACTTTGACTTTGAAGCGAATGCTATTCGCGTACTTGGTCGCATCATTAAAAATGGTCACTTACATAAAGGTGCTAAGCCTGTTCACTGGTGTACAGATTGTGGTTCAGCACTTGCTGAAGCAGAGGTTGAATACCAAGATAAACAGTCACCAGCAATCGATGTGCGTTTTGAATTTGCTGATCAAGAGGCAGTAATTAATGCGTTTGAACTTGCCGAAGGCCATGAAGGTAGCGGTGCAGTTAGTACTGTTATCTGGACAACTACACCTTGGACATTACCAGCTAACCGTGCAGTAGCAGTTCACGAAAAGCTTGAATATGCCCTTGTTCAAGTTGATGACGAAGGCGCACAGCAGCGTTTAATTTTAGGTTCAGAGCTAGTAAAAGATGCAATGGACCGTTATGGCTTTAAGCATTACCATGTACTAGGTTATGTAAAAGGTGCGGCACTTGAGAATTTACAGGTTGCTCACCCGTTCTATGACTTCACAGTGCCTGTAATTGTTGCTGATCACGTAACGACTGATTCTGGTACTGGTGTTGTTCATACTGCGCCTGGTCACGGTCAAGAGGATTTCGCGGCAGGTCTTGCTTATGGTTTAGAAGTTGCTAACCCTGTTGGTGCAAACGGTGTTTACTTACCTGACACACCGATGTTTGCTGGTCAGCACGTATTTAAAGCAAATGCGAGCGTGATTGACGTATTAACTGAAAACAATGCGTTATTACACCATCATGCGCTTACACATAGCTACCCACATTGCTGGCGTCATAAAACACCTATTATCTTCCGTGCTACGCCACAGTGGTTCGTAAGTATGGATCAAGCTAACCTTCGTCAAGATTCATTAAACGAAATCAAAAAGACTGAGTGGTTACCTGAGTGGGGCGAGAGCCGCATTGCAAACATGGTTGAAGGCCGTCCTGATTGGTGTATTTCACGTCAACGTACATGGGGTGTGCCAATTGCATTATTTGTTGATAAAGACACAGGTGCGCTTCACCCAAATACGCAAGAGCTAATCGAAGAAGCCGCAAAACTGGTTGAGAAATCAGGTATTCAAGCTTGGTATGACTTAGACCCTGCAACCTTACTTGGCGATGACGCTGAGCAATACATGAAAGTACAAGATACGTTAGATGTATGGTTTGACTCAGGTGTGACTCACGCATGTGTGGTTGATGCACGTGAAGATTTAACCGGTCCTGCTGATCTTTACTTAGAAGGTTCTGATCAACACCGTGGTTGGTTTATGTCGTCAATGATGACATCGGTTGCTATCAATGGTCATGCGCCATATAAGCAAGTGTTAACACATGGTTTCACAGTTGATGAAAACGGCCGCAAAATGTCTAAATCATTAGGCAATGTAATTTCGCCACAAAACGTGATGAACAAACTAGGTGCTGACATCTTACGTTTATGGGTTGCATCAACTGACTTTACAGCAGAAATGACTGTATCTGATGAAATCTTTAAACGTTCTGCTGACCGTTACCGTCGTATTCGTAACACAAGCCGTTACTTACTTGCGAACCTTAATGGTTTTGATCCAAAAACTGATAAAGTTGCGATTGAAGACATGGTTGAGCTTGATCGTTGGATTGTGGGCCGTGCAGCTGAGCTTCAAGATGAAATTTTAGCGGCTTACGATAAGTATCAAATGCTGCTTGTAACGCAAAAGCTAATGAACTTCTGTACTGGTGAACTTGGTTCGTTCTACTTAGACGTAATCAAAGATCGTCAATACACAGCGAAAAGCGATAGCCATGCCCGTCGTTCATGTCAAACTGCGCTTTACCACATTGCTGAAGCAATGACGCGTTGGATGGCACCGATTTTAAGCTTTACTGCACAAGAAATTTGGGAAGCATTACCAGGCGAACGTGATAATTTTGTGTTCACTTCAGTTTGGTATGATGGTTTACAAGCCTCTTCACAAGGTAAGTTCAGCAACGATGATTGGTTAACAATCCTTAATGTTCGTGATGAAGTAAACCGTGTACTAGAAGCGGCTCGTAAAGAAGAAATCATTGGTGCAACATTACAAGCAAACGTAAGTATTTACGCAGGTGAAGAGCTAAGTTCGAAATTAGCTGCGTTAGGTGATGAGTTGCGCTTTGTGCTATTAACTTCGGGCGTAACTGTTGAAACTGTGACAGCACAGCCTGAAGGTACTCAAGCTACAGAAATTGATGGTTTATTCATTAAAGTTGCTGCAACAATCGCTGAAAAATGTGAGCGTTGTTGGCATTACTGTGATGATGTAGGTGCAGAGCCAGCGCACCCTGAAATCTGTGGTCGTTGTGTTAGCAATGTTGACGGCGATGGTGAACAGCGTCAGTTCGCGTAG
- the murJ gene encoding murein biosynthesis integral membrane protein MurJ, with the protein MAKGLFRSGMIVSAMTMISRILGLVRDAVVANLLGASAAADVFLFANRIPNFLRRLFAEGAFAQAFVPVLSEIKEQQGDDKVRLFVAQAAGTLGTILLAVTLFGVVASPVIAALFGTGWFIDWWQGGENAEKFVLASALLKLTFPYLFFVSLVALSGAVMNVYNRFAVAAFTPVLLNVSIITCAIFLHDKFSVGAYALAIGVFVGGLVQLLFQLPFLYRARMLSRPKWGWQDENVKKVRKLMLPALFGVSISQINLLLDTMIASMLMTGSIAWLYYSDRLIEFPLGLFGIGIATVILPALSKLHSTKSTKDFQLTLDWGVRFVIFLGLPAMFGLMVISPLIITVLFDHGAFQDGEIDHVQAVSYGVMAYSVGLVSFMLIKVLAPGFYSRQDTKTPVKIGIKTLVLNMVFNIMLAPFIGYLGLALATSMSASCNAYLLYHQLRKEGVYQFSAMSLGFTFKCLFSSLLMAASVWYVGQQFMWQTWHFTEQVLLLGGLLVLAVFVYFAALFILGVRLNTIKSVATTESN; encoded by the coding sequence GTGGCAAAAGGATTATTTCGTTCCGGAATGATAGTCAGTGCTATGACAATGATTTCGCGTATTTTAGGATTGGTGCGAGATGCTGTAGTGGCTAATTTACTGGGTGCAAGTGCCGCAGCGGATGTTTTTTTGTTTGCCAATCGAATTCCTAATTTTTTACGTCGCTTATTTGCAGAAGGCGCTTTTGCACAAGCATTTGTACCTGTTCTATCTGAGATAAAAGAACAGCAAGGCGATGATAAGGTCAGGTTGTTTGTTGCTCAAGCTGCCGGTACTTTGGGTACCATTTTATTAGCGGTTACTCTATTTGGTGTGGTTGCCTCGCCTGTCATTGCCGCATTATTTGGTACTGGCTGGTTTATTGATTGGTGGCAAGGCGGCGAAAATGCCGAAAAGTTCGTTCTTGCCAGTGCGCTGTTAAAACTGACTTTCCCGTATTTATTTTTTGTGAGTTTGGTTGCCCTGAGCGGCGCGGTCATGAACGTATATAATCGCTTTGCCGTTGCCGCTTTTACACCCGTACTTTTAAACGTATCAATTATTACTTGCGCTATTTTTCTACATGATAAGTTTTCGGTGGGGGCGTATGCGCTTGCCATCGGCGTATTTGTGGGTGGTCTAGTTCAGTTACTGTTCCAGTTGCCGTTTTTGTATCGTGCCCGCATGCTGAGCCGCCCTAAATGGGGGTGGCAAGATGAAAACGTCAAAAAAGTTAGAAAGCTCATGCTACCTGCCTTGTTTGGCGTTTCGATAAGCCAAATAAACTTGTTACTCGATACCATGATTGCCTCTATGTTAATGACAGGCTCTATCGCTTGGCTTTATTACTCAGACCGATTGATTGAGTTTCCTCTAGGCTTATTTGGTATTGGTATCGCAACGGTCATATTGCCTGCATTGTCAAAATTACATAGCACAAAAAGTACAAAAGATTTTCAGCTGACCCTTGATTGGGGGGTAAGGTTTGTTATTTTCTTAGGCTTGCCTGCCATGTTTGGTTTAATGGTAATTAGCCCGCTTATTATTACGGTTTTATTTGACCACGGCGCGTTTCAGGACGGTGAAATTGATCATGTCCAAGCGGTGAGCTACGGTGTGATGGCTTATTCAGTGGGATTAGTTAGTTTTATGCTAATCAAAGTGCTAGCACCAGGCTTTTATTCGCGTCAAGATACAAAAACCCCCGTTAAAATTGGTATTAAAACTCTGGTTTTAAACATGGTGTTTAACATTATGTTGGCACCATTTATTGGTTATTTAGGTCTGGCTTTGGCCACATCAATGTCGGCTAGTTGTAATGCTTATTTGTTGTATCATCAATTACGTAAAGAAGGGGTCTATCAGTTTTCTGCGATGAGCCTTGGTTTTACCTTTAAGTGTTTGTTTTCAAGTTTATTAATGGCTGCGTCTGTGTGGTACGTAGGCCAGCAATTTATGTGGCAAACTTGGCACTTTACTGAGCAAGTGTTGTTGTTGGGCGGGTTATTAGTGTTGGCGGTTTTTGTATATTTTGCAGCCTTATTCATTTTAGGCGTGCGACTAAATACGATAAAAAGTGTTGCAACTACTGAATCAAACTAA
- the fkpB gene encoding FKBP-type peptidyl-prolyl cis-trans isomerase — translation MSQAVIGENSEVIFHFSIKLEDGSAADSTKVHNKPAKLRMGDGSLTENFEKCLLGLAAGDSKSFALEPEDAFGQPNPDNIYYVDRSKFGADTPAEVGNIIAFTQPDGTELPGLVREVQGESVTIDFNHPLAGQRLTFEVDILEVTG, via the coding sequence ATGAGCCAAGCTGTAATTGGTGAAAACTCTGAAGTGATCTTTCATTTCTCAATTAAGTTAGAAGATGGCTCTGCAGCCGACTCAACTAAGGTACACAATAAACCTGCAAAATTGCGAATGGGTGATGGTAGCCTGACAGAAAACTTTGAAAAATGTTTACTAGGTTTAGCCGCCGGTGACAGCAAGTCATTTGCATTAGAGCCTGAAGATGCATTTGGTCAGCCAAATCCAGATAACATTTATTATGTGGATCGCAGTAAGTTTGGTGCAGATACCCCTGCTGAAGTAGGTAATATTATTGCCTTTACTCAGCCTGATGGCACTGAGTTACCCGGTCTTGTTCGTGAAGTTCAAGGTGAGTCGGTCACAATTGACTTTAATCACCCACTTGCAGGGCAGCGCTTAACCTTTGAAGTTGATATTTTAGAGGTAACAGGTTAA
- the lspA gene encoding signal peptidase II, whose amino-acid sequence MSKLAGKSGLVWLWLSLLLLVVDHATKTLVVNTMAYKESIDILPFFNFTYVHNYGAAFSFLSDSGGWQRWFFSIIAVTISVLLVWWLKRLPATNKVLCSAYALVLAGAIGNLYDRIAYGYVIDFLHVYYENWHFPVFNIADCAICIGAALLLFDAFTGESPKEQQA is encoded by the coding sequence GTGAGCAAACTAGCCGGAAAAAGTGGCTTAGTTTGGCTATGGCTGAGTCTACTACTTTTAGTAGTAGACCATGCGACAAAAACACTTGTTGTTAATACCATGGCCTACAAAGAGTCGATAGATATTCTGCCTTTCTTTAATTTTACATACGTACATAACTATGGTGCGGCATTTAGCTTTTTAAGTGATTCAGGTGGTTGGCAGCGTTGGTTTTTTAGCATAATAGCGGTAACGATCAGTGTACTTTTAGTATGGTGGCTTAAACGCTTACCCGCGACGAACAAGGTATTATGTTCTGCATATGCGTTAGTATTAGCCGGTGCAATTGGCAATTTGTATGACCGCATTGCTTATGGCTATGTTATTGACTTTTTGCATGTATATTACGAAAACTGGCACTTTCCTGTTTTCAATATTGCCGATTGCGCAATTTGTATCGGTGCCGCATTACTATTATTTGATGCCTTCACAGGCGAAAGTCCGAAGGAGCAACAAGCATGA
- the ribF gene encoding bifunctional riboflavin kinase/FAD synthetase: protein MELIRGIHNIRAQHYGCVLTIGNFDGVHLGHAEVIKGLLQDAEKHQLPSTVMLFEPQPQEFFAKDNAPARLTRLRDKLSLLAKLGVERVICISFNQQFANMEAEQFVSQVLVDKLGVKALTVGDDFCFGKRRRGDFALLKAMGAELNMDVKSTASFRRLNDRVSSTLIRQALAAGQLEDAKTMLGHGYAISGRVIHGWAKGRELGFRTANIALKRQVCPVNGVFAVRAKVGEKELFGVANIGNKPTFNGTRALLEVHLFDFAQDIYGQFMHVELIKKLRDEKKFETLTQLTAQIADDVTAAKQCFGLN from the coding sequence ATGGAGTTAATTAGAGGTATTCACAATATTCGCGCGCAGCATTATGGCTGTGTGTTGACCATTGGTAATTTTGATGGTGTGCACTTAGGTCATGCAGAAGTGATTAAAGGCTTGCTGCAAGACGCAGAAAAGCATCAATTGCCAAGTACCGTGATGTTATTTGAGCCTCAGCCACAAGAATTTTTTGCTAAAGATAATGCTCCAGCGCGTTTAACTCGACTACGTGATAAGCTTAGCTTACTTGCTAAATTGGGAGTGGAGCGAGTGATTTGCATTAGCTTCAATCAGCAATTTGCCAATATGGAAGCAGAGCAGTTTGTAAGCCAAGTATTGGTTGATAAGTTAGGTGTAAAAGCTCTGACTGTAGGCGATGACTTTTGCTTTGGAAAGCGGCGCCGTGGTGATTTTGCGTTGCTTAAAGCCATGGGTGCTGAGTTAAACATGGATGTGAAAAGTACTGCGAGTTTTCGCAGGCTCAATGATAGAGTGAGCAGTACTCTTATTCGCCAGGCACTTGCTGCAGGGCAATTAGAAGACGCAAAAACCATGTTAGGTCATGGTTATGCAATTTCTGGACGTGTTATTCATGGCTGGGCAAAAGGTCGTGAATTAGGGTTCAGAACGGCCAATATAGCATTAAAACGCCAAGTATGCCCTGTAAATGGGGTGTTCGCGGTACGAGCAAAAGTTGGCGAAAAAGAATTATTTGGGGTTGCAAATATTGGCAACAAACCCACATTTAATGGAACACGCGCTTTGTTAGAGGTTCATCTGTTCGACTTTGCGCAAGACATTTACGGACAATTTATGCACGTGGAGCTAATTAAAAAGCTTCGCGATGAGAAAAAATTCGAGACATTAACACAACTGACGGCGCAGATTGCAGATGATGTGACCGCCGCTAAGCAGTGTTTTGGTTTAAATTAG
- the smrA gene encoding DNA endonuclease SmrA, with translation MSFNDFDLFLSSMEDVKPLKHDTVQFDSMKQGPSLAQQEKRKAAECDLAIDENYLRSEFVELLDPHAILAFKKDGVQGQVYKNLRLAKYQLDATLDLHGQPLQRARSTLLNFIDDCHKRNIRVVLIRHGIGIKNKSQPGILKSYTNKWLQEIPAVLAFHSALKHHGGSGATYVMIKKSDEKKHENREIHSKRS, from the coding sequence GTGTCATTTAACGACTTCGACTTATTTCTTTCGTCAATGGAAGACGTAAAACCTCTTAAGCATGACACTGTTCAATTTGATTCCATGAAACAAGGCCCTTCACTAGCGCAACAAGAAAAACGTAAAGCAGCTGAGTGTGATTTAGCAATTGATGAAAACTATTTACGCAGTGAGTTTGTTGAGCTGTTAGATCCCCATGCCATATTGGCATTTAAAAAAGATGGTGTACAAGGCCAAGTATATAAAAATCTGCGTTTAGCTAAATATCAACTTGATGCCACGCTTGATTTGCATGGTCAGCCTCTTCAACGAGCTCGCAGCACGCTTTTAAATTTTATTGATGACTGCCACAAACGAAATATTCGTGTCGTGCTTATACGTCACGGCATTGGTATCAAAAATAAATCACAACCAGGTATTTTAAAAAGCTATACCAATAAGTGGCTACAAGAAATTCCAGCAGTTTTAGCGTTTCATAGTGCCCTTAAGCATCATGGTGGTAGCGGTGCAACGTATGTGATGATTAAAAAGTCAGACGAGAAGAAACACGAGAACAGAGAAATCCATTCAAAAAGAAGTTAA